GAGTTATTGAAGAAAAATATCTTCAACCTTCAGGAGAACAACATACAGACTACTTAAATGCTATGAATGACTTAATTGATACAGGACATACCATTATTGTTACTCCTGGATTCAAATTTGAAACTGCAGTAAATGAAGCTGCTGGAAATAATCCAGACGTATCCTTTATTTTAATTGACGGACAAACTCATAATGGAGACGGAAACTTTGTAAAACATGATAATACAGTTTGCGTTTTCTTTAACGAACATGAAGCTGGATTCTTAGCAGGGGTTGCTGCTGCATTATCTACTAAAACCAACAAATTAGGATTTATCGGTGGAATGGAAATTCCTCCTGTACAAAAGTTTGGTTGGGGTTATCAAGCAGGTGTTGCTTATGCAAACAAAACCTATGGAACCAAAGCTGAAATTGTAGAATCTATTTTCCAAGGAACATTTAATGATGTTGCTGCAGGACAGACATTAGCTGCCGGAATGTATGATAAAGGAGTAGATATTATATTCCATGCAGCTGGTGGAGTAGGTGTTGGGGTATTTAATGAAGCAAAAGAAAGAGCTGAAAAAGGCGGAGAAGTATTTGTAATCGGTGTTGACGTAGACCAATATGAAGCTGGTAAGATCTCCAGCGGAAAATCTGTTACTTTAACTTCTGCAGTAAAAGGTGTTGATACTGCTGCATACAACTATATCGATGCAAAGATTAAAGGATCTTTCCCAGGAGGAGAAATTGTTACTCTTGGATTAAAAGATAATGGTGTAGGTATTCCAAAAGAAAATCCAAATTTATCTGAAGACACAGTTAAAAAGGTTGATGAAACAGTTCAACAAGTTTTAGACGGTAAATTAACTGTTCCCGCAACTCAAGAAGAACTTGATGCTTTCTTAAAATAATAAATTAAAATATTAAAAAATACATTAAATTCATATAAAAAACGCACAAGAATGTGCGTTTTTTATATGACTAATTATAGATAATAAATAAAGTGTTGTGATATAATATTCTTAAAAATGGGTTGGAGGAAATACCATGGATTATATTATTGAGATGCTTAATATTCGAAAAGAATTTCCGGGTATAGTAGCGAATGATAATATTACACTACAAGTCATTCCAGGAGAAATTCATGCCTTACTAGGAGAAAACGGAGCAGGTAAATCTACCTTAATGTCTATTTTATTCGGATTGTATAAGCCGGATAAAGGGATCATCAAAGTCAAAGGAAAAGAAGTTAACATCACAAATCCTAATGTGGCTACTCAGTTAGGAATCGGAATGGTACATCAACATTTTAAATTAGTACATAATTTTACGGTTACGGAAAATATCATTCTTGGTATGGAAGAGGTACGGGGAGGAGCAATAGATATAAAGAGTGCTGCCAAACGTATCGAAGAATTATCCAAGCTATATGGTCTTAAAGTAGACCCTTATGCAAAGATAGAAGACATTTCTGTAGGTATGCAGCAAAGGGTAGAAATTTTAAAGATGCTTTATAGAAATGCGGAAATTCTCATCTTTGACGAGCCGACAGCGGTTCTTACCCCACAAGAAGTCGGAGAATTAATGAATATTATGAGACGTCTTGTTAAAGAAGGAAAATCTATCATATTGATTACTCATAAACTAAAAGAAATCAAAGCAATAGCAGATCGATGTACGGTTATTCGAAAAGGAAAAGGAATTGCCACCGTAGATGTAGCTGAAACGTCAACGGAAAAAATGGCTGAGCTAATGGTAGGGCGTAAAGTTAGCTTTAGTGTTCAAAAAGCTGAGCCTGTTTTAAAAGATGTTTACTTAAAAGTAGAAAATCTTACTGTAAAGAATAGCAGAGGCCTTGATGCAGTAAAGAATGTATCTTTTGAAATTCGAGGAGGAGAAATATTAGGACTGGCAGGGGTAGACGGAAATGGACAAACAGAGCTGGTTGAAGCCATTACAGGATTAAGAAAAGTAGATTCCGGAAAAATAATACTTGACGGACAAGAAATTCAAAATTTAGATATCAGACAAAGAAGCGAATCGGGATTAGGCCATATTCCGGAAGACAGACATAAGCATGGACTCGTACTAGACTTTTATCTAGAGGATAATATGATCTTGGAGAATTATTATAAAGAGCCATTTTCTTCAAAAGGTATCTTAAATAGATCTGAAATAAGAAAGTATTCTGAACGACTGATTAATGAATTTGATGTAAGAAGTGGACAAGGCAGTAAGAGTATTACAAGAAGTATGTCGGGAGGTAATCAACAGAAGGCAATTATTGCCCGGGAAATCGACAAATCTCCTTTAGTACTTATCGTTGCACAGCCTACTAGAGGATTAGATGTAGGAGCCATTGAATATATTCATAAAAGGCTTGTAGAGGAAAGAGATAAAGGTAAAGCGATATTGTTATTTTCCTTGGAGCTGGATGAGATACTTAATGTATCAGATAGAATAGCCGTAATGTATGAAGGAAATATTGTAGGTATTGTCGATGCTAAACAGACGAATGAAAATGAGCTAGGTCTTATGATGGCTGGTTCTAAGGGAGGTAATGAAAGTGAGTAAAATCTCTAACACATTAAAAAATGAAGATTTTCAAAGACGAATAGTTCCTTTTCTTTCTGTATTATTAGGATTTATTATAGGAGCTATTGTTATGGCTTTTTCAGGATATGATCCTATACAAGCATATTCTGAATTATTAAAAGGAGCAGGTTTTTATGGCAATATAAAGAGATTCGGGGACACCCTTTTAACGATGACAAGTCTTGTACTTACAGGTCTTTCAGTTTCCTTTGCTTTTAAAACAGGCTTATTTAATATAGGTGCTCCTGGACAAATGTTAATGGGAGGTTTTATAGCAGTATATATTGGTGTTGTGTTTGAGCTGCCAAGAATCATACATCTTCCCTTTGCTGTTATTTCTGCAGCACTACTTGGTGCTGTATGGGCGTTTTTGCCAGGGCTTTTAAAAGCTAAATTTAGAATTAACGAAGTAGTTACAGCAATTATGATGAACTGGATTGCTTATTGGAGTGTGTATTATTTTGTACCTGCAAAAATTCCAGGAAACTTTAATACGGAATCTGCAGTAATCAAAAATACTGCTTCCCTTAGAACAGAATGGTTAAGTAAATTATTTAAAGGATCTTATGTTAATTTAGGATTTTTTATTGCTATTATTGCAGCCATTCTTGTATGGTGGATTTTAGAAAAGACTACCTTTGGATATGAACTTAAAGCCGTAGGATTTAATGCTCATGCGGCAGAATATGCAGGAATGAAAGTAAATCGTAATATTATACTTTCTATGATGATCTCAGGAGCATTATCAGGACTTGCTGGTGCTGTGTATTATCTGGGTTATGGAAATAATATAAAAATTGGAGAACTTCCATCTCAAGGATTTGATGGAATAGCGGTTGCACTTCTAGGACTTAATAGTCCTATTGGAGTTGTTTTTTCATCATTTTTATTTGGATTTATGAATGCAGGAAAATTATTTATGAATGCAGCTACAGAAGTACCTAAAGAACTTATTGAAATTATTATTGCCGTTATTATTTTCTTCGCCGCTGCTAATTTAATGATTAAAGGAATTTTATCTAAAATAAACAAAGGTCTTGACAGAAATGGAGGTGGAAGTAATGCTTAGTATCCTTTCAAGTATAATTCCATTGGCATTGGCTTATACAGCGCCTCTACTAATCATTGCTCTCGGAGGATTATTTAGTGAAAGAAGCGGTGTAGTTAACATCGGTTTAGAAGGATTAATGGGTATTGGTGCTTTTACGACTGCATTCTTCATATCAAACACTTATGAGAGTATGGGAGATACATCCATTTTACTCGGAGTTCTACTAGGGGCATTAATGGGAGGAATTTTTTCACTGATTCATGCTTTTGCGAGCATTACGATGAGAGCAGACCAAGTTATTAGCGGAACAGCTATTAATATGCTTTCATCTGCTATTACAATCTATCTAGCCAGAGCATTAACTGGTAGTGCTAATATTCAGATTATCAAAGGATTTATAAAAAATGATGTAAAAGGGCTTTCCAAAATACCGTTAATTGGTCCGCTCTTTTTTGGAAATGCATATATCACTACATATGCTGTGATATTGATTGTAATAGTTAGCTGGTATGTATTATATAAACGTCCCTTTGGTCTCCGTTTAAGAGCATGTGGTGAACATCCTCAAGCGGCAGATTCTATGGGTATTAATGTTATAATGATGAGATATATAGGTGTGGTGATCTCTGGAATCTTGGCAGGATTAGGGGGAGCCATTGTAATCACAACATATTCAGGAGAATTCTCGGGAAATATTTACTCAGGTTTGGGATTCTTAGCTTTGGCTGCTCTTATATTTGGTAAATGGAAACCTTTTGGTGTATTAGGAGCTGCAGTATTCTTTGGATTTGCAAAAACAGTTGCTGATATGTCTCAACTATTTGCAGCTTTAAAAACATTGCCCAATATTTATTTTAATACATTCCCATATGTTGTAACGATCATTGCCTTAGTTCTATTTTCAAAGAATTCAGCAGGACCAAGAGCAGCAGGTGAGCCTTACGATCCAGGTAAGAGATAAAACTTATATGTTAATAGAGGGTGGGTGGTATCCATCCTCTAAGTTTTACATTTATTTACATGAAAAATATGTTGACATTTAGGATACACTTTAGTATAATAACTCTTGCGCTTGTGAAAAACGGAGAAGTACTCAAGTGGCTGAAGAGGTGCCCCTGCTAAGGGTATAGGTCGAGCAATCGGCGCGAGGGTTCAAATCCCTCCTTCTCCGCCAACTTTTTTAAGAAATTAGTAAAAAGTTGTTGACAAGACGAAGTTAATTTGTTATAGTTGTCTTCGTTGCTGTCGATAGACAGAAAAGAAGTAACTTATATCGATCTTTGAAAACTAAACAGCACAAACCAAAAACAACCCAATCAATTCCATTGATTGAAGAATTAAAAGATAGCCAGTAAACTGGCAAGGATTATAACATGAGAGTTTGATCCTGGCTCAGGATGAACGCTGGCGGCGTGCTTAACACATGCAAGTCGAACGGGGTAATTAAAGTAGCTTGCTACATTAATTACTTAGTGGCGGACGGGTGAGTAACGCGTGGATAACCTGCCTTACACAGGGGGATAACAACGAGAAATCGTTGCTAATACCGCATAAGTGTGATTTTCGCATGAAGATTACATAAAAGCTCCGGCGGTGTAAGATGGATCCGCGTCTGATTAGCTAGTTGGTGAGATAACAGCCCACCAAGGCGACGATCAGTAGCCGGCTTGAGAGAGTGGACGGCCACACTGGGACTGAGACACGGCCCAGACTCCTACGGGAGGCAGCAGTGGGGAATATTGCACAATGGGGGAAACCCTGATGCAGCGACGCCGCGTGAAGGACGAAGGTCTTCGGATCGTAAACTTCTATCAGCAGGGAAGAAGAAAGTGACTGTACCTGACTAAGAAGCCCCGGCTAACTACGTGCCAGCAGCCGCGGTAATACGTAGGGGGCAAGCGTTATCCGGAATCACTGGGTGTAAAGGGTGCGTAGGCGGTAGGGCAAGTCAGATGTGAAAGCCCGGGGCTCAACTCCGGGATTGCATTTGAAACTGTCTTACTAGAGTGCAGGAGAGGAAAGCGGAATTCCTAGTGTAGCGGTGAAATGCGTAGATATTAGGAAGAACACCAGTGGCGAAGGCGGCTTTCTGGACTGTAACTGACGCTGAGGCACGAAAGCGTGGGGAGCGAACAGGATTAGATACCCTGGTAGTCCACGCCGTAAACGATGAGTGCTAGGTGTCGGGGCCGACAGGCTTCGGTGCTGAAGTCAACGCATTAAGCACTCCACCTGGGGAGTACGTTCGCAAGAATGAAACTCAAAGGAATTGACGGGGACCCGCACAAGCGGTGGAGCATGTGGTTTAATTCGAAGCAACGCGAAGAACCTTACCAAGGCTTGACATCCTCCTGACAGGCTCTTAACCGAGCCCTTCCTTCGGGACAGGAGAGACAGGTGGTGCATGGTTGTCGTCAGCTCGTGTCGTGAGATGTTGGGTTAAGTCCCGCAACGAGCGCAACCCTTATCTTTAGTAACCAGCGGGTGATGTCGGGGACTCTAGAGAGACTGCCAGGGTGAACCTGGAGGAAGGTGGGGATGACGTCAAATCATCATGCCCCTTATGTCTTGGGCTACACACGTGCTACAATGGCTGCGACAGAGGGAAGCGAAGGGGTGACCTGGAGCGAAACCCAAAAAAGCAGTCCCAGTTCGGATTGTAGTCTGCAACTCGACTACATGAAGTCGGAATCGCTAGTAATCGCGAATCAGCATGTCGCGGTGAATACGTTCCCGGGTCTTGTACACACCGCCCGTCACACCATGGGAGTCGGAAGCACCCGAAGCCGGTGACCTAACCGAAAGGAAGGAGCCGTCGAAGGTGAAGCCGATGACTGGGGTGAAGTCGTAACAAGGTAGCCGTATCGGAAGGTGCGGCTGGATCACCTCCTTTCTAAGGAAACTAGGTTGTGCTGTTTAGTCTTGAGAGATTGATAACAAAGACTGAAGTCTTTGTTATTTAGCAGTTTTGTTTCAAAACTGTACATAAACTCTATAAAATTTCTGGTGGCGATGCGTCTATGGGAAACACCCATACCCATACCGAACATGATGGTTAAGCCATAGACGGCCGATGGTACTTGGCGGGAGACTGCCCGGGAGAGTAGGTGGCTGCCAGAATTGAAATTAGAAGATAGAGGTTAGAGGTTGGAAAAATCTTGATTACCTCTTGAATATAAATATAGAAGTTAAAACAGAAGAAATGGTAAGTTTTTATCTTACCTCGAACTTCTGGTGTCAAACTTCACTTTGGGCTCATAGCTCAGCCGGTTAGAGCGCACGCCTGATAAGCGTGAGGTCGGTGGTTCGAGTCCACTTGAGCCCACCATAATAGAAGTAGGAAGCCGGAGGTTGGAGGGTAGAAAAACCAAAAACCCAAAGGCAATACTTTATAAATACTGAAAATAATTAATTCAATAATGTGTTAAAGTAAGAGGTGGAAGAAGCAAACTTCCATGCGTTGGTTTAATCCAACTTCGAACCTCTAACATCCAACCTCACCATGGGGGCGTAGCGCAGTTCTATTCGAACCTCCGAAGGAAGTGAGAGGGAGAGCGTTGAACGCAGCACGTTCAACCGTGCGGAAACATGAGTTATACTAGAACAACCAATTAAATAAAAAGATACCATGGGGGCGTAGCGCAGTTCTATTCGAACCTCCGAAGGAGGTGAGAGGGAGAGCGTTGAACGCAGCGCGTTCAACCGTGCGACAATGTGAGTTATACTAAAATAACCAACAAAATAAATCATGACATGGGGGCGTAGCTCAGTTGGGAGAGCACCTGCCTTGCAAGCAGGGGGTCACGAGTTCGAATCTCGTCGTCTCCACCAAGAAACAAAAAACACCTTGACATCAGTCATAAAATATGATAAGATGTCAAAGCTGTTGTAACAAACATCTGCACCTTGAAAACTAAACACTGAAAGAAGCTAAAGTAAACATTCTTGCAAAGGCATGATGAATTTAAGAGCCAAGCTCATGGCTACCATTCGAACTTTTGAAACGGAAATTTTCAAACTTACTTGTAAGGATTTGAAAATTGATAGTTTCGCAAATACAGCTTTGCTGTATTTGACGTAAGGGTAGGGAGCTTGTGTATCGAAAAGTTCTCATGACCTAAGCAAAAAATGCAAACATTTTTTACTTAGGTCAAGCTAATAAGAGCATAGGGTGGATGCCTTGGCACCAAGAGCCGAAGAAGGACGCGGTAAGCTGCGAAAAGCTTTGGGTAGGCGCAAACAGCCGTTGATCCAGAGATGTCCGAATGGGGAAACCCGACTTGGCGAACCCAAGTCGCTATTAGATGAATCCATAGTCTAATAGAGGGAACGCAGGGAACTGAAACATCTAAGTACCTGCAGGAGGAGAAAGAAACATCGATTTCCTGAGTAGTGGCGAGCGAAAGGGAAAGAGCCCAAACCAGATTGCGTGCAATCTGGGGTTGTGGACTGCAAAAGGTAGTTTTAAGGATAGTCGAAGTGTTTTGGAAAAGCACACCAAAGAAGGTGAAAGTCCTGTAGACAAAATCCAAGAAACGCCGGCAGTATCCAGAGTACCACGAGACACGAGAAACCTTGTGGGAAGCAGGGGGGACCACCCCCCAAGGCTAAATACTCCTTGGTGACCGATAGCGCATAGTACTGTGAAGGAAAGGTGAAAAGAACCCCGGGAGGGGAGTGAAAAAGAACCTGAAACCCTATGTTTACAAGCAGTGGAAGACCGTTAAAGGTCGACCGCGTACTTTTTGTAGAACGGTCCGGCGAGTTACTGATGCCAGCAAGGTTAAGTGCCAAAGGCACGAAGCCGAAGGGAAACCAAGTCTTAAAAGGGCGATAATAGTTGGTATTAGTAGACCCGAAACCGGGTGATCTACCCATGGTCAGGATGAAGTCACCGTAAAAGGTGATGGAGGTCCGAACTCACACGTGTTGAAAAACGTGGGGATGAACTGTGGGTAGGGGAGAAATTCCAATCGAACCCGGAGATAGCTGGTTCTCCTCGAAATAGCTTTAGGGCTAGCCTTGATGTGAGCCTAGCGGAGGTAAAGCACTGAATTGCCTAGGGGGCCAACAAGCTTACCGAAGCATATCAAACTAAGAATGCCGCATAGGTACCGTCAGGAGTCAGACTATGAGAGATAAGTTTCATGGTCAAAAGGGAAAGAGCCCAGACCATCAGCTAAGGTCCCAAAGTACGTGTTAAGTGGAAAAGGATGTGGGATTTCAGAGACAACTAGGATGTTGGCTTAGAAGCAGCCATACATTCAAAGAGTGCGTAATAGCTCACTAGTCGAGAGATCCTGCGCCGAAAATGTCCGGGGCTAAAACACGACACCGAAGCTATGGAATTTAGAGGTTAGAAGGGAGAAGTTAGAAGGGTGATAAAATCTTATAAAGATTTAGAAGTATATCAGCTTTCTTATAAACTAGCATTAAGTATACACAAAATGACGCAAACATTTCCTAAAGAAGAGACCTATGAGATAAGTAGTCAAATGAGAAGGGCTGCATTGTCCATACCATTAAATATAGCAGAAGGTTATGGAAAGAAAAGTTCAGCAAAAGATTTTAAGAGATTTCTTAAAATATCTTTAGGCTCAACAAATGAAATGTTAGTGTTGATAAGTTTTGTAAAAGACTTAGGTTATATAACTGAAGAAGAGTATAAAGAATACTCAGAACGATATAATATGCTAGGTAGGATGATATACAACTTAGAGAAGAACTGGGAGTAAATAGTTCAAACCTCTAACGTCTGCCTTCTAATCTCTAAATTGGTAGAGGAGCATTCCTATGGCGTAGAAGCTGTACCGAAAGGAGCAGTGGAGTTATAGGAAGAGAGAATGCCGGAATGAGTAGCGAGAAAGAAGTGAGAATCTTCTTGGCCGAATATCCAAGGTTTCCAGAGTAAAGCTGATCTGCTCTGGGTAAGTCGGGACCTAAGGTGAGGGCGAAAGCCGTAGCCGATGGACAACAGGTTGAAATTCCTGTACTGCTAATAAACAGAACTGTGGGGACGCAGGAGGATAGACAGACCGGGGAATGGAAAGACCCGGTTAAGCACAAAGCCAAGCCTGACAGGCAAATCCGTTAGGCGATGGTGAAGTGTTATAAGGACCGAAATTAAAGTAGGGAAGCTGTCGAATCCACACTGCCGAGAAAAGCCGCTATAGTTTTATTAGTACCCGTACCGTAAACCGACACAGGTGGATGAGGAGAGAATCCTAAGGCCGACGGGAGAAGCGTTGTTAAGGAACTCGGCAAAATGACCCCGTAACTTCGGGAGAAGGGGTGCCTGTAGAAATACAGGCCGCAGAGAATAGGCCCAAGCGACTGTTTAGCAAAAACACAGGTCTCTGCTAAACCGAAAGGTGAAGTATAGGGGCTGACGCCTGCCCGGTGCTGGAAGGTTAAGGGGAGAGGTTAGGAGAAATCCGAAGCTTTGAACTTAAGCCCCAGTAAACGGCGGCCGTAACTATAACGGTCCTAAGGTAGCGAAA
The genomic region above belongs to Defluviitalea saccharophila and contains:
- a CDS encoding BMP family ABC transporter substrate-binding protein, with protein sequence MIKKVMSLLLVLSLVLSVALTGCGKQNQNTTPEQTTEETGEKTEGSTDQKPAEAVKVGMVTDSGTIDDKSFNQGTWEGIVKYAQDNAGVIEEKYLQPSGEQHTDYLNAMNDLIDTGHTIIVTPGFKFETAVNEAAGNNPDVSFILIDGQTHNGDGNFVKHDNTVCVFFNEHEAGFLAGVAAALSTKTNKLGFIGGMEIPPVQKFGWGYQAGVAYANKTYGTKAEIVESIFQGTFNDVAAGQTLAAGMYDKGVDIIFHAAGGVGVGVFNEAKERAEKGGEVFVIGVDVDQYEAGKISSGKSVTLTSAVKGVDTAAYNYIDAKIKGSFPGGEIVTLGLKDNGVGIPKENPNLSEDTVKKVDETVQQVLDGKLTVPATQEELDAFLK
- a CDS encoding ABC transporter ATP-binding protein, whose product is MDYIIEMLNIRKEFPGIVANDNITLQVIPGEIHALLGENGAGKSTLMSILFGLYKPDKGIIKVKGKEVNITNPNVATQLGIGMVHQHFKLVHNFTVTENIILGMEEVRGGAIDIKSAAKRIEELSKLYGLKVDPYAKIEDISVGMQQRVEILKMLYRNAEILIFDEPTAVLTPQEVGELMNIMRRLVKEGKSIILITHKLKEIKAIADRCTVIRKGKGIATVDVAETSTEKMAELMVGRKVSFSVQKAEPVLKDVYLKVENLTVKNSRGLDAVKNVSFEIRGGEILGLAGVDGNGQTELVEAITGLRKVDSGKIILDGQEIQNLDIRQRSESGLGHIPEDRHKHGLVLDFYLEDNMILENYYKEPFSSKGILNRSEIRKYSERLINEFDVRSGQGSKSITRSMSGGNQQKAIIAREIDKSPLVLIVAQPTRGLDVGAIEYIHKRLVEERDKGKAILLFSLELDEILNVSDRIAVMYEGNIVGIVDAKQTNENELGLMMAGSKGGNESE
- a CDS encoding ABC transporter permease gives rise to the protein MSKISNTLKNEDFQRRIVPFLSVLLGFIIGAIVMAFSGYDPIQAYSELLKGAGFYGNIKRFGDTLLTMTSLVLTGLSVSFAFKTGLFNIGAPGQMLMGGFIAVYIGVVFELPRIIHLPFAVISAALLGAVWAFLPGLLKAKFRINEVVTAIMMNWIAYWSVYYFVPAKIPGNFNTESAVIKNTASLRTEWLSKLFKGSYVNLGFFIAIIAAILVWWILEKTTFGYELKAVGFNAHAAEYAGMKVNRNIILSMMISGALSGLAGAVYYLGYGNNIKIGELPSQGFDGIAVALLGLNSPIGVVFSSFLFGFMNAGKLFMNAATEVPKELIEIIIAVIIFFAAANLMIKGILSKINKGLDRNGGGSNA
- a CDS encoding ABC transporter permease, with product MLSILSSIIPLALAYTAPLLIIALGGLFSERSGVVNIGLEGLMGIGAFTTAFFISNTYESMGDTSILLGVLLGALMGGIFSLIHAFASITMRADQVISGTAINMLSSAITIYLARALTGSANIQIIKGFIKNDVKGLSKIPLIGPLFFGNAYITTYAVILIVIVSWYVLYKRPFGLRLRACGEHPQAADSMGINVIMMRYIGVVISGILAGLGGAIVITTYSGEFSGNIYSGLGFLALAALIFGKWKPFGVLGAAVFFGFAKTVADMSQLFAALKTLPNIYFNTFPYVVTIIALVLFSKNSAGPRAAGEPYDPGKR